The Camelus dromedarius isolate mCamDro1 chromosome 8, mCamDro1.pat, whole genome shotgun sequence genome includes a window with the following:
- the CLRN3 gene encoding clarin-3, which yields MPTTKKTCMFFSSFLTSLGAFIVICSILATKEWISSTIAISDSSSNGSVIITYGLFRGKSVQELSHGLAESDKNFEVLGKLNNSSQKTLHSVVILFLVLSLLASLLSSGFTFYNSVGNPYQTFLGPVGVHTWSGLSASFVFVAMVLFVGNTEANSLSGELAQQLYPNYPASTHHGATHSYGYSFWLVLLVILLNITTVVIIVFYQKARYQQKQEQKKPVEYAPRDGILF from the exons ATGCCTACGACAAAGAAAACGTGCATGTTCTTTTCCAGCTTTCTCACAAGCTTGGGGGCTTTCATTGTAATCTGCTCCATTCTTGCGACTAAAGAATGGATCAGCAGTACCATTGCCATTAGTGACTCTTCTTCGAATGGCAGCGTGATCATCACCTACGGACTCTTCCGTGGTAAGAGTGTTCAAGAACTGAGTCACGGACTTGCAGAATCGGACAAGAATTTTGAAG TTTTAGGGAAACTGAACAATTCTTCCCAAAAGACTCTGCACTCCGTGGTCATCCTGTTCCTGGTCCTCAGTTTGCTCGCTTCGCTGCTGAGCTCTGGCTTCACCTTCTACAACAGCGTCGGCAACCCCTATCAGACGTTCCTGGGCCCGGTGGGGGTGCACACCTGGAGCGGGCTCAGCG CGTCCTTCGTGTTCGTGGCCATGGTGCTCTTTGTGGGAAACACAGAGGCCAACAGTCTGTCGGGAGAGCTGGCGCAGCAGCTGTACCCAAACTACCCGGCCTCCACGCACCACGGGGCCACGCACAGCTACGGGTACTCCTTCTGGCTCGTCCTGCTCGTCATCCTTCTGAACATCACCACTGTGGTCATCATCGTCTTCTACCAGAAGGCCAGATACCAGCAGAAGCAGGAGCAGAAAAAGCCCGTGGAATATGCCCCGAGGGACGGAATTTTATTCTGA